From the Trifolium pratense cultivar HEN17-A07 linkage group LG4, ARS_RC_1.1, whole genome shotgun sequence genome, the window taagctagcttatttgtgttaccaaacagataAATTTTTGAAGTCTAAAATAAAGGCATATATTCACAAAATAAAGGCGTCAACTAATTTAGGACAAGCATGTCAGACGTCTCCAAAGAAAAGTTGAAGCATCTATTTTCTGAATAGTGCGATTTGTTTCTCAAAATGTCCCCCATGCCCCTTTAAAATTCCAACAATATCCCTCTCCCAAATTTTTTTCCGTAATATCTCTCTGAAGGGACAAAAACCGACGTGTGTGTAGGGAAAAAGGGGACAAAATATCTAATAGTGCATGGCAACTCTGAAAAAAATCGAATAGTGCATGGGGGACAATAACTGACATCCAGAATTCTCAACTTGGTGCATTAAGGAATTTTTTGAAGCTCATAACACCAACTAACATCAAGAAATGTCAAGTGATTAGACTCTTTAATGCACGCTGGGAGAGAGACCAAATTGTTATATGATACAATCAATTCTTCTAATTTTGGAAAACATGTGAGAATTGcttcaatatcttattttttttaatgactaatatattatatatagatataaaaataagaaacataCAAGAGAAAAATCAGAAAAGTAAATCGGTACCAGAAGTACACTccaccaaaaaaacaaaagacaaaaaaactacaaagaaaCAACGAGGCACACCAACATGACACTACAGGTAAGACAAAGCAGCTATATCTACCACCCCATCCATTTCCCCTATCACCGATCCATCTTCACCATTACTTACTACTGACCCTGATAGTGCCACCAATGATCATACTACAGATCATGGTGACACTGATCCTATGCCTAACAATGATCATCTGAGAAGATCTGCTAGACCTACACATAGACCAACACACTTATTTGACTATGTTTGCAATCTCTCTACAGGTTCAGTGTTGCCATCATCTCCAGGTATTTCTTATCCTATCtctcattttcattcttgtgcTAACTTGTCTGCTTCTCATAGCAAGTTTGCCTTGTCCTTGACCATTGATGATGAGCCAGTCAGTTATCACCAAGCTAGTATGCAAGAATATGTTAGGTTAAAGCTATGAATGTTGAACTTCAAGCTTTACAACAGAATAAAACATGAATATTTGTTGATGCATTAACTGCTATAAACTCTTGGCATTTATAGTGAGAACCCTTATTGCATTAACTGCTATAAACTCTTGGCATTTACATCAGTTAGATGTAAATAATGCTTTCTTACATGGAGATTTGCAAGAGGATGTATGTATGGAGACAAATTTACTGCTCTACtagtatatgttgatgacatctGTTAGACacacaatttaaaattaaagatCTTGGTCAATTAAAATACTTTCTAGGGATTGAGGTAGCTCATTCCAAAGTTGGAATTACTATTTGTCAGAGAAAATATTGCCTAGATTTGCTTCATGACACAGGGCTGCTTGGAGATTTGCTTCACCCATTTCATTACGTTCTGAAAAACGCAGAAATTCAACGGTATATTCTGTCACTGATCGCTTGCCCTGAACACATTCAATATACATCTTATACAGAATTTGTTCATAATCTTCAGGTAAAAATCTCTCAAGCATCAATTGTTTCATCTTCCACCAAGTTCGAATGGGATTTTTTCTCTGCCTTTGAACGACGAGTTTGTCCCACCAGTCAACGGCGGTACTTTTCAGCCTGATTGCCACCATCTTAACCTGCTTGTGCTCAAGGACGTCCATGACATCAAAAAAATCTGTAAACATCAATTTTCCAATCTAAAAATTCCTCTACTCCCATCGTTCCATAAAACAATGGAATATCTGCTTTCACGCCGTAATCATGGTGATTGCCACGATCGTTTCCTTCTTCAGTCACGACCTCCTCTTCTTCTGAATTCGAATCATCCATCATATGATTGTTTCCACGACCTCCTCCCATGTTCAAATTGATTCGGTTGTTGTTGTtaacgttgttgttgttggataaCTTTGTCACCTGTGTTGTCAGAGCGGTGATGGCCGCGGTTAAAGCCGCTATGGCAGCATCAAACGCTGCTTTCGTCATCGGTtgatctcccatctgatcacTTTATGAAAGAACAGGGGAAAACGCTAAAAACCCTGCTCTGATGCTAACTTACGCAGAACGGAAGcactaggttagcaaaacgctaaaaaCCTAAATGATAATAACAAGCCGCCagcacaaacttgtcaaaatagggttttgGAGTCCACCGAAGGTTGAGATGTATTAGAATTTTTGAGGCCTATACTCacccacaaaagctagcttaaaagttgaggtttgcactacacttataaaggctatctatgccatatctctagccaatgtgggacttctaacacaccccctcacgtccagaactgaacaagttggaacgtggaatcaacaacaagTGACCccaatatgggaggtctccacaacaaacaacaaaaggCTATCTATGCCATATCtttagccaatgtgggacttctaacaagatgaaactcaaatatttttattgaatgaaaaaaccGACTGTCAGTCTACAACCGTTTAGCTTAAATAGGGAAAAGACAAAACTCCAATGGGCCGAAATTAACAAagggaaaaataataataaactggcaaaaatattaaattgctAAATAAACCCCCTTCCTACATCATTTTCTATCTTTTATATCCAAGCTAAACATGTTAGACATTTATCATGTTTAGCTTGAGGGAGGGTGTTAAACATATAGCTGCTTGGAGATTGCTTATACAACAAGCTAGTGGTGTATGGTAACTATAGTGAGGATACCATAGTTTAGTATTGACTCTTGCTTAGCTGGCAAAGTTAGTTACAATTTGTTAGAGTTAGTTTCATGTATATAAGCAAACTTAATTACTTTCATTCAATACAATAATCAAGAagtttttccttcttttctctCTGTTTTGCTCTCTATCATGAGTTTGTTACTCATCACCATCAATAACTTCATGACAACGAGACCCAACAAGACTCCACAAAAAACTCTAACGATTCCAACATAAAGTAGGATTTATACCCCACTCATAAAAGGAAAACAAGTAGTAAGAGTTCTTACCTAAAAATCACTTTAAACATAAAAGCTTCAACATCTTCATCTGACAAACCACTATCTTTATTTAAAAGAATAATTCTATTTCCAGAATGCATTCTTTTTGATGTTGAACGTTCATTGGCATCTGGAGGGCTATCAGGTAGAAATCTTCTGAAAGTACCAAGTTCATAACATCCAAAAAAGTATAAAGCTTCAACATTTGGTAACGTGAATAAGCTACTTGGTAGATATTCGAGTTTACGGCTCCATTGCATGTTTAATGAAACAAGTCCAATAAGATTACCAACGGAATTTGGCAGCTTCTCAATAGAGGTATTGGTCATATCAATATTCAATGGTTTATCCATCTTGTTCACTATATCTGGAAAGTGTTTAAGTTCACGACAATCATTAAGTCGAAGGACTTCTAGAGATGGTAAGAACATTCTTTGCGGAAAGTTTCTAAGTTGACTGCATCCCGAAGCGCTTAAGTGGACAAGATGTTTGAGAAATCCAATGGATTCATGAACCATAGTTAAGTTCACACAACGGTCAAGTTGCAATTGTCTCAAACATTCAACTTTGGATACGTCAGGCATTGTTGTGATAGATTGATTATGTGAGAAATTCATGACAGTCAGATATGAAAATTTCTGTCAGaagaacaaattaaaaaatagtcAATCAAACTAAGTTATTGTTATAtgtaaaaatgaaatgaaaagaataaataaaaggaagTTTTGATTTAACCTTAAATGGCACATTCATTGTAAGTTGACTATAAGGCAAATTTAAGATGATGATATTTCTCGGATAAAATTTTGGTGGGAAAGTTTCTGAAGGGTATTCCTTCCAGTCAAGTAGCCTTAAATGATTTGGTAGATGTTTAGGCTCTGACgaaaaagttatattttgaaCAATGAGAATTCTGAGACGGTTCATCTTCTCAAAAGTATAATCATCCAAATATACTTCTGTTGTATATTCAGGAGGTTCAAGCATTATCCCTTGAATTGCATCACTCCCctttgaaacaaataaaaacagaTAAAGTGAATTGCATCAACGTAATGTATAAATGAGAAGTACAGATGATTTGATGCTTACTGAATCGTTGGTCGATAATACATCAATGACATCTTGATGAAACCATAATCTACTACGTTTTGCAGGATTATTTGGTGCCTCTTGCCTAACAATCTCTCTACCCATATCCTGTATTAGATCATGCATATTCAAGTATCCATTATCAACATTCAAGAGAGATTTATTAACAAGCTCTTCAATATTTGATGCTGCACTGAATTCATCTAGTATTTCTTCAACATATTCTATTCTTTTCCCTTTGAAGAAGCAAGCTATATCTAGAAAAACACTTTGAGCATTAGACTCCAACACATCATAGCTTACTTTAAGCACATCTTGAATCCCTTTACGCGGAATCCTCGCATAATCTTTCAATGCAGACTCCCAAGCTTTTAAACTTTTTCTAGTAGCCAAATTGGAGCCTATAACTTTTAAAGCCAATGGAAGACCTTTTGCATAACCAACGGCACGAGAAGACACAGCTTCATATCCTATTTTAGGATTGCTTTGTCCAAAGGCATTTCTACAAAACAACTCAAGAGAATGTTGATCATTAAGTTCAATCATCTCATAAGTCTTAACTTCTATTGGATGAGTACCCATGAGCAAACCTTTGTCCCTTGTAGTTATAATGATCCTACTACCTGGACCAAACCAATCACTTCCTCCTGCCAAATTTTCCAATTGTTTCATCTCATCAACATCGTCAAGTACCAAAAGAACCTTTTTCCTTCCAAGCTTGTGTTTAATTTCATAGATTCCTTTACTTGTACTTCCCAACTTAGAATCTGACTGCTCAAACATCTCTGATAAAAGTGTCAGCTGTAAATCTTCTAAGCCattgattttgtttgatttctcTCTAACATTGGCAAGAAAACAAGCAGCTTTAAATTGGTGCCTAATCTTGTCATACAATGCTTGGGCAAGACTTGTTTTCCCTATTCCACCAAGTCCATATATGCCCAACATGCATACAATATCGTCATTTGGCTTCAAGTCTAGAAGTGACTTCGCTTCTTCTATGCGTTGATCAAGTCCAACTGGATTCTCACCATCAAATAAAGATTTAGGAGGTATCTTAGCATGGACCTTTTCGACAATCTCTTTAACATGATCGATTTCGAACCTGTAAAATACaacacattattatttttaataacagGGATTATTTCTTTCTAGAAACATAAATtcaataacaaaatatattatcGGTTAATAATATGTTTTGTCATCGATaattagaatttagaaaataGCTACTGCTCTTCCAACAAAAGCAAATTAAATATAacgaattttgattttagtttgtaaaaataaatttgaaatattttcatccTTCCAAAATTTTCTACTTTAGTTTTTGGTTTCATATGGACAtatttttgatatatttttttaacatactaTGAACATGgcataataaataaacataatatgaacacatatttaacatggAAGAGTTATACCTTTGACAATAACATGAACAAAAATTAGTTATTAGGAACAAATAACAATACAACTAAAAAATTTAGGACGAGGAAGTTTTTATGTTTAggaactaaaattaaaattcgcTATATTTTAAGGgactaaatatatatttaaaacttatttttataattagacTCGATTTTGATACTATGTTGAGAATAATGAGACTCGATGCACTCAAATTTACGAAATAGTATTCTCTACGATATTTGAGGGTTTCATTTTATAGACAGTGGCacatagaataaaataatattacctccgttccaaattataagttgttttaagaaaaaaaattgtaccaaattataaatcacgttacaatatcaattaaacatatttaatattatttttcctaATATACCCATAGctatttattacttttttttttttaataacaaggAAGGCCTAAACTAGAAAATTACGACGatatcttctttcaattcttcaagttatcaattttataaactaacttccgtcaaaaaaaaaaatatattataaactaaCTAATAATTTCTCTTTTAGTTTGatcttaatttgtgtaatttagAGCTGATGGTAGTATCATTTAATTATGTGCCGTCCACTCTCATATACCGGAGATGATACCTCAAAATTTATCAACAATTCTAGCTTAATGGAGACGGTTGTTACCAAATTTTAAAAaccgttaaaaaataatttttcagccaccaaagagattactgggttgagtAGTAGACTAGATCGCTCTTTTTAAAACGTTTCGCGGCACTGTCCAAAATTGTGTaagcagactatcaaccacgAACAATTGTATACCGATTTGCTACTGCACTAGAAATCGGGCAAGAAATACACCTTGAATGGTACTACATTATCAACCTATTACCCATattgatactacaatatcaatcaatataatggCACTGAGGtcattctaatatggtactaagaccaaTCTTAAATCAAAGGGATTATGGTACTATGATCATTCTTAATTTCAAAGGAACTAGTGATACTTTCAAACCAAATTAGTAATAATCACGTTTCTCTTTTGTTCAAAATTTCAACTTATGAAACATGCTCATATACAGCAAATAATTTTGTTAGAATTAAAAGTCTAACAACACAATAGAGCAAATTCAATATAGACATATCAAACTTAAAATCTACAAAGAAAATCCATATTTAGTATCAAATTCTAAAGTGTGAATTCATAATAAATCACCCAAACCAGTAACAGCAACGGCATTAAGATTCAATAGTTTGTTCAATGCATTTACATCATTTGATGAGAATCAATTGCATACACATAAACAGTGTTATCGTTTAACATGTTTATTAACAATAAGGAATTGAACTCAGGCTTATTAACAATTCACAATTGAATGTTAATTACCCTGAAGCAAGATTGAACCAAAGCTAATACAGAGAACATACCAAAATATTCCTGCATTGCATATAGGTCGCAAAGTCAAAACCTTTATTTTCTTCTAAACTCACTCCCTTTCTTGCTTTCAACAAGGTCATAAGGAATTTGACCAAATTTCTAGAATCATTGCTATTATATTGGTTATTTCCCTCTACCCAAAAAAGTGACACTTTGGAACCACCACAGTTTTATCCGGCGGCAGCTGATGTTATTGTCTCAACTAGGGTTGTTTCTCATAAACTTGACAGTTACAAATTGAtggaaaataaatcacaataaaataaataaagtgcgcAATCTTATCGATGTggacttaatttatttatttttccaaaatacaCATTAGTATGTTACACATGCTGTATACTCTAGAACCTGATGTGGGACtcgatattttattttcaattcacacattATGCTCTTTCATCTTTTTTGACTAAACAATATcgtgctctttttttttttcttttttcttttggctTTTACCACCAGTTAAATCTGGTtcaggggtcagttctgacatcaagtgattccagcCTCCTCCCGATCAGAGTTACGGGGATCGAATGTACTCTTTGTTCCAACAGAGGACATCTAAAGTTCTAATGACAATAAATACACATTTATATAACAGAATTGTACACAACAcaaagattatatatataatataatatatatatatatatatatatatatatatatatatatatatatatatatatatatatatatatatatatatatataataataacagaATTGTAGTTAGATACATACCCAGTGTGGATGTGGTGACCTTTCAAGTCTGCCACTTCAGACAATGATGCTCTCCatgcttttattttttctgaatCTTTTCCAAACCTCTTCTCATGAGCAACCATGGCTTCTCCATAGCTCTTTCTTTGATTTCGTACATCCGATGGATCAACATGGTAAAATATTGGAAAAGCAATTTGTTCCTTGTTTCTTTTGGTACATTCCATGATCTTCGCGAGTTCATTAAGGCACCACTTAGAAGATGCATAATCCTCAGATAAAACAATAACAGAGATATTAGATTCTTCTATGGCTTTATAAAATGCAGGTGACAATTCTTCCCCTATTTTCAGACTTTTATCATCATAGAAAACTTTGATTCCCCTCTTCTGAAATGCATCAAGAAGATATCCAACAATATTTTCCCGTGTGTCTTCTCCTCTAAAACTGAGGAAAACATCATAGGTGAAACGATCCGACTGTTCTTCATAATTTGCCATAGACATTTATAGTGAACAGATCAACCACACTTTTGAGAATGTTATAACAGAACACTGAAGACAATACAGTAATATTGCAGTATAGATAAAAGAACGTTAACAGGAGGATGTGTGTGTGTACACATGCACACTGCAATTATACTGCAAGTAGTTAAGAACACACAGCATCAACGAAGCAAGTATATGAAGTTTCTTGGGAGGTTCCTATTGACTATTGGTCGCAACTTGGCTACCCACCTTATCTATATAAGGTGTGTGGTTGAGAAAATGCAATTTATAATATCATTAAAATGTATAATTTTATACAACTTTTAATATTTGTAGATTTATATGGGTAGCAGGTCAATAATAAGCTATTATATagtttataagttaaaaaatctttcgtcaaaaaaaaagttaaaaaatctgtttaataacaatttttttattacgagtttataatgtattttattaacttataatttatagtttattttttggacgttatttcaattagcttattattttttcttccacttttacccttattttttCTTCCACTTTTATCCTTTATTTTTCGGGCGAAAAGTTTTTTGAACAGCAAAATCCTCTTTATTAAATGCGAAAAGTGTCCATATCTGACCGTGAATAAAATATTGTCAACACATCATGCGTCGACCagagaatggattctctcaattttattttcctcaattttcCTAATCTCTACctttcaattcatttttttccttttgtcaaaaaaaaaattcatttttttcctctttttcttttctctttcctCACAAATCAATGGCTAAGATCCTACTATTTCCCTCATGTAATGGAGAGAATCCATTCTCCGTCGACCATCCTCTTTATTAAATGCGAAAAGTGTCCATATCTGACCGTgaataaaaatgtgaaaatatacAAGAGTTTGATAAAAAGTAATGACCAAAAATTGTGATAGAAAATTTTTCAGAGACCAAAAAgtgcagaaaaaaaaatctgtagaCTTGAATATGGTTATGACTCATGAGATATTTGAGATACACAAATAAAGTGTTATATTGTATACATTGAGGATTATctattgtattaaaataatacaaggatgtttaataaaacttttgataagaaaataaatatttgtgtgGACTAATTTTTTCAATATGGGGGTTTGTCGCTTGGAATTCTTTCAAGTAGACTTGAATAAATGATTTGTTTGGAAAATTAATTCTACCAAATGTGGGAGTGTTGTCACTTGAAAATTTTTAAGTAGACCTGTACcaataaatctaaatataaatttaatttctccCTTAATGGAGATGTTGTTGCTTAGAATTTATCTAAGTAAGCCTATGTGTTGGAGTTTTATGTttgcctcattttgctaaaacaaatattcaagttagaTGTTGAACTGAATGTTTCAACATCTggtacaagcaagatgttggatagaatgcttcaacattggataccacatccagtgggTCGGGCCTGATGTTTTCTTAATCTCGCgcctttttatatttatggaaTCCACGTGTTTTTACTTGTGCGCCAAGTAGCCCCATTCCTATTGTTCTAGAAGGCGAccatgacctagttttgtttcaGAATGCATCAACTATTTATGGAAACAAAAGATTCGATTGAtgaatattccttgaaggaacttTCGGACCTGCTAAGTTTTGTGAAGCTGAATTCAAGACCTAGCCCGTGCTAGCTCAGGTTATATAAAGCCTAAACCCTTTTGTAAACGACTGAAGCCACAATTATGTTTTgacaaagcgtgtgtttagggttttagtattgtgtcttTGTGTTCTTGTTCTTGTGTTACCTTGATGCAGGATTAATGACTATATGTTATTGTATTGtaagcttctaagcaaggagatagtgtgtgtgtgaaccattcctaagctttgaagtacgaaATTGGTAAATGTttttaagaagtgtgtcttcaaAACAAACTGTAACGTGTACGATCACAATGGCTGTGATTGAGAGGAGTTGAGGTGGGACCTCATACCTAAGTGTGTCTTAGGTAAAGTATAGAACGAGTGGTGATTAGGTGATGAGTCACAAACGGGGCGTTTATTGAGGATTCACTCCTAGATTTGTAttcccccagagtaggttgtTATGCTGAACTGttgttaacaaataactgtgttattttGTTTACTGTGTTTTACGTTTCCTTATTGTTCATCTAGTACTGTGTTGACGTGGTGTTGGATCATCGGATCAAACATCATATATATCGCCTTACAGTGTTGGAGCATCGCGTTCAACATCGTgatactagtgtgccagaatttcactATGATAATATATCATAGATGTCCATTTGAAAATGAATGATGAAATATTGATTAggagacgtcttagtcaatgTATTGTGATTTTATGAAACAACGCGCTGTTTGAGTGATGTATATAAAGGATcctgtgataacccactgagcaaaaAACTAGTCGATGATATATACATCGAGGGGGATGGATTTATATGTCCAATACAAAAATTGAGTGATGGTAACCCAACATAGATTGTGAAAATTTGCAGGGCAATGTTCGTATGGGTAAGAACAAGTCACTTGTCAATTTAGTGAGACACtatccatttttattttgtaagaTTCATCCCTATGGTATAGGATAATGTGTACTAGTACAACGTTGGAGGTTGAGTTTATTCTCTTAATGAATCTATAACTCATAGTGTTGTGCTTGACTGTGGTGTATGCTTGATAGATTCACCTATATGAGTGTTGAGGTGGGGCCGCCTCTATGAAAGCTTGGGCAGACTTTCTAGAGCCACTCATGAAATTCAGGAATAGGTGCAAGACCAAAATGCACCACACCGCGTTGAACAACTTTGGACGAAAGATCAATGTGAGTGATGAAGTGACTGTTTCACATACGGAATGAGATTCATAGAGGTTATAATCTCACCGACATTTTAGTGGATCAAATTTCATTTACTCTATGTGCTAGTTCATAGTCCAAAAGACACTAGTGCTTATACGTTGATTTTTCACGCTTTTGGGAATACCTAAAacttaaaactttaaaataaattgtgagGATTGTAAGATATTTatctaataatttatttcaaagttattttatatattaaattattattattattattattattattattattattattaatattgttattattgttaattatgcACGTTATGTACCTATTTATTTGGGCGGTTACAACTCTTATTAATAAGCTTTATGGTATACTTAATAACATGACCAATGGTTTGATCAGTTTAAAGGGACTATGAGTATTTATATATTGATATACGTGAGTTTGAGAATGTGAGATATATAGAGAAGAGGTGAGACCGAAAGAGTGAAGAAGAAAGGATATAAGCCATCCAAATATACTGTAAGTTCTGTTGAGCATCCAAAAATTAGTTATATAAAACATTGCTAATTCATATGCCGTGGTAACAAAATGTGATTGTTGTATTCTGGAGGGTATTAGTTACGAGACTAACTGTACATGATAATTTACTCAtggtggcgaaatactcttaaatCCAATGCATTTGCACGTCTCAGTCAAATTCCGATAAACTTCTCTTGttcccaattttattttatagtttgtattatttaattctattaacaattctttatttgataat encodes:
- the LOC123882297 gene encoding TMV resistance protein N-like isoform X4, producing the protein MSMANYEEQSDRFTYDVFLSFRGEDTRENIVGYLLDAFQKRGIKVFYDDKSLKIGEELSPAFYKAIEESNISVIVLSEDYASSKWCLNELAKIMECTKRNKEQIAFPIFYHVDPSDVRNQRKSYGEAMVAHEKRFGKDSEKIKAWRASLSEVADLKGHHIHTGFEIDHVKEIVEKVHAKIPPKSLFDGENPVGLDQRIEEAKSLLDLKPNDDIVCMLGIYGLGGIGKTSLAQALYDKIRHQFKAACFLANVREKSNKINGLEDLQLTLLSEMFEQSDSKLGSTSKGIYEIKHKLGRKKVLLVLDDVDEMKQLENLAGGSDWFGPGSRIIITTRDKGLLMGTHPIEVKTYEMIELNDQHSLELFCRNAFGQSNPKIGYEAVSSRAVGYAKGLPLALKVIGSNLATRKSLKAWESALKDYARIPRKGIQDVLKVSYDVLESNAQSVFLDIACFFKGKRIEYVEEILDEFSAASNIEELVNKSLLNVDNGYLNMHDLIQDMGREIVRQEAPNNPAKRSRLWFHQDVIDVLSTNDSGSDAIQGIMLEPPEYTTEVYLDDYTFEKMNRLRILIVQNITFSSEPKHLPNHLRLLDWKEYPSETFPPKFYPRNIIILNLPYSQLTMNVPFKKFSYLTVMNFSHNQSITTMPDVSKVECLRQLQLDRCVNLTMVHESIGFLKHLVHLSASGCSQLRNFPQRMFLPSLEVLRLNDCRELKHFPDIVNKMDKPLNIDMTNTSIEKLPNSVGNLIGLVSLNMQWSRKLEYLPSSLFTLPNVEALYFFGCYELGTFRRFLPDSPPDANERSTSKRMHSGNRIILLNKDSGLSDEDVEAFMFKVIFR